In Gossypium raimondii isolate GPD5lz chromosome 12, ASM2569854v1, whole genome shotgun sequence, a single window of DNA contains:
- the LOC105763243 gene encoding LRR receptor-like serine/threonine-protein kinase FLS2: MNGPRSLGFSPSLLHFEMNFPFTSQSHCEIKMATSKFFLSSLLLLLFVHGVLPRAESKTYWGDVDALKQLKNGVQPNSVSPGSCLGSWDFTFDPCDSLFSERFTCGFRCDLTVSGLSRVTEVTLDSAAYTGSLSSISWNLPYLQTLDLSNNFFSGRIPGSLSNLTRLTRLGLSRNAFSGEVPASIGSLSTLEELYLDNNNLQGPIPPTFNGLGSLKRLEFQSNNISGELPELGSLKNLYLLDASNNVISGYLPTTLPPFLVQISMRNNMIEGTIPPSLKYLNLLQVLDLSHNKLTGSVPYFLFNHPSLQQLTLAFNSFDSLQAPSNLGTQSELIAVDLSNNELQGWLPPFLPLMPKLSALSMENNKFSGMIPIQYALRAALPASGIAPFARLLLGGNYLFGPIPGPLLVLKPDTANVSLADNCLIRCPSRFFFCQGADQKSLMECKSFGSVIP, translated from the coding sequence ATGAACGGCCCTCGTTCACTGGGCTTCTCACCCTCTCTTTTGCACTTTGAAATGAACTTCCCTTTCACTTCCCAATCCcattgtgaaataaaaatggCTACTTCAAAATTCTTTCTATCTTCTCTTCTTCTGTTACTTTTTGTTCATGGAGTTTTGCCAAGAGCAGAATCCAAGACGTACTGGGGAGATGTTGATGCCTTGAAACAACTCAAAAATGGAGTCCAGCCTAATTCTGTGAGTCCGGGTTCTTGCTTGGGTTCTTGGGATTTCACATTCGACCCATGTGACAGCCTCTTCAGTGAAAGATTCACCTGCGGTTTCAGGTGCGACCTTACAGTTTCTGGGTTGAGCCGAGTCACGGAGGTTACTCTCGACTCTGCTGCTTATACCGGTTCTCTCTCTTCCATTTCCTGGAACCTCCCTTACTTGCAAACCCTTGACCTCTCCAACAATTTCTTCTCCGGCAGGATTCCAGGCTCACTCTCCAACTTGACTCGGTTAACTCGGCTGGGTCTTTCAAGGAATGCATTTTCCGGTGAGGTACCAGCCTCGATTGGGTCCTTGTCTACTCTTGAAGAACTCTACCTCGATAACAACAACCTACAAGGTCCTATCCCCCCGACTTTTAATGGTCTTGGTAGCTTGAAAAGGCTCGAATTTCAATCAAACAACATCTCTGGTGAGTTACCCGAGTTGGGTTCACTCAAAAACCTGTACTTACTTGATGCAAGCAACAATGTCATTTCTGGGTATTTGCCTACAACGCTGCCACCTTTTTTAGTCCAAATTTCCATGAGGAACAACATGATTGAAGGCACAATCCCTCCAAGTCTTAAATATTTGAACCTTCTGCAAGTATTAGACCTGAGTCACAACAAACTCACCGGCTCAGTCCCTTATTTCCTCTTTAACCACCCATCTCTTCAACAACTCACTCTCGCATTCAACTCCTTTGATTCTTTACAAGCTCCCTCTAATCTAGGCACCCAAAGTGAGCTTATTGCTGTTGACTTGAGCAATAACGAGCTCCAAGGCTGGTTACCTCCTTTCTTGCCATTAATGCCAAAGCTGTCAGCTTTATCCATGGAAAACAACAAGTTTTCGGGTATGATCCCTATCCAATACGCATTGAGAGCGGCTCTGCCTGCCTCCGGAATTGCCCCGTTTGCAAGACTGTTGCTTGGGGGGAACTACTTGTTCGGACCAATTCCAGGGCCATTGCTGGTACTCAAACCAGACACTGCAAATGTCAGCCTTGCTGACAACTGCTTGATCAGGTGCCCATCGCGTTTCTTTTTCTGCCAAGGTGCTGACCAGAAATCTTTAATGGAATGCAAGAGTTTTGGTTCTGTAATCCCTTGA